One Panicum virgatum strain AP13 chromosome 3N, P.virgatum_v5, whole genome shotgun sequence DNA segment encodes these proteins:
- the LOC120664446 gene encoding RGG repeats nuclear RNA binding protein A-like: MASRNQFDLLGDVDNDDPVDLLAAAEKKAAAAPKPAPAPAPAKLPTKPPPPAQAVREVRNYGAPPRDGAGRGGPGRGRGGRSGRTGPRRDFGDADANGFEGGYGGGFGDGGVARGENGEGRQAERGRGPRQPYRGGGRRGGFVDGQAVDEFGRPRRAYERHSGTGRGYEMKREGAGRGNWGTVTDEGLAQDAVEAVNVEETTAAAEDEKPEDAPQSEVEKDKEGVENEEEEKEPEDKEMTLEEYEKVLEEKRKALLALKAEERKVEIDKELQSMQQLSVKKDADEVFIKLGSDKDLKKKENAERDERAKKSLSINEFLKPAEGERYYNPSGRGRGRGRGRGERGGFRGGYYGGYRGPAAAPAIEDQAQFPALA; this comes from the exons ATGGCGTCGAGGAACCAATTCGATCTCCTTGGGGATGTCGACAACGACGACCCCGTCGACCTCCTCGCTGCTGCAGAGAagaaggcggcagcggcgcccaagccggcgcccgcgcccgcgccggccaaGCTGCCCACCAAacctccgccgcccgcgcagGCTG TGAGGGAGGTCAGGAACTATGGTGCTCCGCCACGCGATGGAGCTGGACGTGGTGGTCCAGGACGTGGAAGAGGCGGCCGTAGTGGCAGGACTGGCCCAAGGCGAGATTTCGGCGATGCTGATGCCAATGGCTTTGAGGGAGGGTATGGTGGTGGCTTTGGAGATGGGGGAGTGGCTCGCGGTGAAAACGGTGAGGGGAGGCAGGCAGAGAGGGGCCGCGGACCGCGCCAACCTTACCGTGGAGGCGGCCGTCGTGGTGGCTTTGTTGATGGGCAGGCTGTGGATGAGTTTGGGCGTCCACGCCGGGCATATGAGCGCCACAGCGGCACTGGCCGTGGCTATGAGATGAAGCGCGAGGGGGCAGGACGTGGCAATTGGGGAACTGTAACTGATGAAGGCCTTGCACA GGATGCTGTGGAGGCTGTAAATGTTGAGGAGACTACTGCTGCGGCTGAGGATGAGAAGCCTGAAGATGCACCACAGTCCgaggttgagaaggacaaggAGGGTGTGGAGaatgaagaggaagaaaaggaacCTGAGGATAAG GAGATGACTCTAGAGGAATATGAGAAAGTACTGGAGGAGAAGCGGAAAGCTCTGCTTGCCCTTAAGGCTGAGGAGAGAAAAGTTGAAATTGATAAGGAGCTGCAGTCCATGCAACAACTGTCTGTTAAAAAGGATGCTGATGAAGTGTTTATCAAGCTG GGCTCTGACAAGGActtgaaaaagaaagaaaatgcagaaaGAGATGAGCGTGCAAAGAAG TCCCTGAGCATCAATGAGTTCTTGAAACCGGCTGAAGGTGAGAGGTACTACAACCCCAGTGGCCGCGGGCGTGGCCGTGGCAGGGGCCGTGGTGAGCGTGGGGGATTCCGCGGAGGTTACTACGGTGGTTATCGGGGACCAGCTGCAGCTCCAGCGATCGAAGACCAGGCTCAGTTCCCTGCCCTGGCGTAG
- the LOC120664445 gene encoding aspartyl protease family protein 2-like — MLRSAMASASSPICSLLLLVLVLLLPHCTAALSKPPARYQYHTLRAIPLSAKPAARAGVDAGSIFGANFAAFFDDAGNASTVRLLLAHREAFAAPNATAPQLLAHRLARDAARAEAISDAAAGATVNGTHAPQRRGGGGFAAPVVSGLSQGSGEYFAQVGVGTPPTPALLVLDTGSDVVWLQCAPCRHCYAQSGRVFDPRRSRSYAVVPCATPLCHRLDTGGCDKRLGSCLYQVAYGDGSITTGDLVTEMLSFARGARVPRVAVGCGHDNEGLFVAAAGLLGLGRGRLSLPTQVARRYGRSFSYCLVDRTSSVKPSSTRSSTLTFGPAALAGAPHAPFTPMVRNPRMSTFYYVRVVGFSVGGARVRGVSERDLRLDPATGRGGVILDSGTSVSRLARPVYAAVRGAFRSAAAAAGGLRPSPGGFSLFDTCFDLRGRRVVKVPTLSLHLAGGAEVALPPENYLIPVDTRGTFCLALAGTDGGVSVVGNIQQQGFRVVFDGDKQRVGLVPRSC; from the coding sequence ATGCTGAGAAGCGCCATGGCATCCGCGTCCAGCCCAAtctgctccctcctcctcctcgtcctcgtcctgcTACTGCCTCATTGTACCGCCGCTCTCTCGAAGCCGCCAGCGCGGTACCAGTACCACACGCTTCGCGCTATCCCGCTCTCTGCCAAGCCCGCCGCCCGCGCTGGGGTCGACGCCGGATCCATCTTCGGCGCCAACTTCGCCGCTTTCTTCGACGACGCCGGCAACGCCTCCACCGTGCGATTGCTGCTCGCCCACCGCGAGGCGTTCGCGGCGCCCAACGCCACCGCGCCCCAGCTGCTCGCGCACCGCCTGGCGCGCGACGCCGCGCGTGCCGAGGCGATTTCtgacgcggcggccggggccacGGTGAACGGGACGCACGCGCCGCAGcgccgaggtggcggcggcttcGCGGCGCCCGTAGTGTCCGGCCTGTCGCAGGGCAGcggcgagtacttcgcgcaggTCGGCGTGGGCacgccgcccacgccggcgCTCCTGGTGCTGGACACCGGCAGCGACGTCGTCTGGCTGCAGTGCGCGCCCTGCCGCCACTGCTACGCGCAGTCGGGCAGGGTCTTCGACCCGCGGCGCTCCCGCTCCTACGCCGTCGTCCCCTGCGCCACGCCGCTCTGCCACCGCCTCGACACCGGCGGCTGCGACAAGCGCCTTGGGTCATGCCTCTACCAGGTCGCCTACGGCGACGGGTCAATCACCACAGGGGACCTGGTCACCGAGATGCTCTCTTTCGCCCGCGGCGCGCGGGTGCCGCGCGTGGCCGTCGGGTGCGGGCACGACAACGAGGGCCTCTtcgtcgcggcggcggggctcctgGGCCTCGGGCGCGGCAGGCTGTCGCTGCCCACCCAGGTCGCCCGCCGCTACGGCCGCAGCTTCTCCTACTGCCTCGTGGACCGCACCTCGTCGGTGAAGCCTTCGTCCACTCGCTCGTCCACCTTGACCTTCGGGCCCGCCGCCCTGGCCGGCGCCCCCCACGCGCCGTTCACCCCGATGGTGAGGAACCCCAGGATGTCGACCTTCTACTACGTGCGCGTGGTCGGGTTCAgcgtcggcggcgcgcgcgtccgCGGCGTGTCCGAGCGGGACCTCCGGCTGGACCCGGccacgggccgcggcggcgtgatCCTGGACTCGGGCACGTCGGTGAGCCGGCTCGCCCGCCCCGTGTACGCGGCGGTGCGCGGGGCGTTCCGGTCCGCGGCAGCGGCCGCGGGCGGGCTCCGGCCGAGCCCCGGTGGGTTCTCGCTGTTCGACACGTGCTTCGACCTGCGCGGGCGGCGGGTGGTGAAGGTGCCGACGCTGTCGCTGCAcctggcgggcggcgcggaggtggCGCTGCCGCCGGAGAACTACCTGATCCCCGTGGACACGCGGGGCACCTTCTGCCTCGCGCTGGCGGGCACCGACGGCGGGGTGTCCGTCGTCGGCAACATACAGCAGCAGGGGTTCCGCGTGGTGTTCGACGGCGACAAGCAGCGCGTCGGCCTGGTGCCCAGGAGCTGCTAA